Proteins found in one Mycoplasmopsis bovigenitalium genomic segment:
- a CDS encoding pseudouridine synthase has protein sequence MRIEKYLSSIINKSRSEIKKDIKDGKISVNGTLIFKSINVDTEKDQVFYDGKIVEFQEHRYFLLNKPAGYICANYDPKHKTIFDLLDLNPNKYFSVGRLDKDTEGLLIITNDGEFSNSVLKPSKHVAKKYYIEVDKNIDFDIEKYNMPINIGDFVVEKYLFEYIDENKCFLTIYEGKFHQVKRMMKHFNLNVIYLKRIEFGNLVLPENLKIGQWKEIDKNDIKKI, from the coding sequence ATGAGGATAGAGAAATATTTATCAAGCATTATTAATAAATCGCGAAGCGAAATAAAAAAAGACATTAAAGATGGCAAAATTAGTGTGAATGGAACTTTAATTTTTAAAAGTATCAATGTTGACACTGAAAAGGATCAGGTTTTTTATGATGGAAAAATTGTTGAATTTCAAGAACATAGATACTTTTTACTAAATAAACCCGCAGGTTATATTTGTGCGAATTATGATCCCAAGCATAAAACTATTTTTGATTTACTAGATTTAAATCCTAATAAATATTTTAGTGTTGGTAGATTAGATAAAGATACTGAGGGTTTATTAATTATTACAAATGATGGTGAATTTAGTAACAGTGTTTTGAAGCCTTCAAAACACGTAGCTAAGAAATACTATATTGAAGTTGATAAAAATATTGATTTTGATATTGAAAAATATAATATGCCAATAAACATTGGTGATTTTGTAGTTGAAAAATATTTATTTGAATATATTGATGAAAACAAATGTTTTTTAACCATCTATGAAGGTAAATTTCACCAAGTTAAAAGAATGATGAAACATTTTAATTTGAATGTAATATACCTAAAACGAATTGAATTTGGCAATTTAGTATTACCTGAAAATTTGAAAATTGGCCAGTGAAAAGAAATCGATAAAAACGACATAAAAAAAATTTAA
- a CDS encoding MAG2960 family serine endopeptidase lipoprotein, with the protein MKLKLPLFAFSIISPAIIATSCTKNQSDNNIVWSNIDIKVDVKDKQNIYLEDLKEQDITHELNNDGVQVGKILIISRDNSKNLANISIELLSKTNPNIKHTKVLQISGFKVKETNPKTSTIHPTPPTTGAGKGDSSIGTVKPTTPGKTPQEGTSPTNDINRNQGSSGKLDQGKNNTPQNPNEPEKTNPNTGSNNSSKPVSPNNSNDTTQPIKKENPRVLISSEDSHFLSVEDLQKNSPNQVYKMTKSYNDAILGINNFLKSGNHGNPVDFTNAFDKNVSDKFWDYTNKIGVYGNYGENERQKVEFYNRSLSINGMVKQVYLPTFADNDKLSAKNIDKSQIINDLIAKNTFGFLPSNLSQFLYYASLESISKHLQIDNIKNIRANFDDEKGTIDLLIENSTGEKFLININKENANNLKNNDDFYNYIYDRSFMFSWYAMGWERDFFEKDKGIQYKNESGTMWVVDRVINPEAEKEGYYEFLVATNIHVFSLRRIFDKSLYFSADSNKPNASQWNGGFRPINQDKTPREGGYFYGTRGNQTRSLKGNNFVNSENGQYYPIAKAYEQYLIAPYYTPRYYADGFWDIDAETGKKHLEVYDQTSRIGGTKNAGADFVILRLKIHKSALKNILPKLQYILDYEPEKEKDWYIGLGKNELFHPIKTQFYGGYPINVDENFNQNYTGPSSFSFKYNKSTGGVINTQNRVVNKDVFQSLWVKYDENENKDWNSHLDNYKKYNSPFIQGEHGMAKTILTQHSQLYTYAPYEQRHNILGPGSSGSIVIDSSFNLIGINYLFTRDATYTDTFSNAVALMEGHGDYKNGFNGNIRTDFVKKLVSDNVKTVKLNP; encoded by the coding sequence ATGAAATTAAAACTACCTTTATTTGCGTTTTCAATTATTTCACCAGCAATTATTGCTACATCTTGCACAAAAAATCAGTCAGACAACAACATTGTTTGATCGAATATTGATATAAAGGTTGATGTTAAAGATAAACAAAACATTTATTTAGAAGATCTGAAGGAACAAGACATTACACATGAATTAAATAATGATGGTGTTCAGGTTGGAAAAATATTAATTATTTCGCGTGATAATTCAAAAAATTTAGCCAACATTTCTATTGAATTGTTATCTAAAACAAATCCAAACATAAAGCATACAAAAGTTTTACAAATTTCTGGATTTAAAGTTAAAGAAACAAATCCAAAAACTAGTACTATACACCCTACTCCGCCCACTACAGGTGCAGGCAAAGGCGATAGTTCAATCGGTACCGTAAAACCAACCACTCCTGGAAAAACTCCTCAAGAAGGCACTTCTCCAACTAATGATATCAATAGAAATCAAGGCAGTTCAGGAAAATTAGATCAAGGAAAAAATAATACTCCTCAGAATCCTAATGAGCCAGAAAAAACAAATCCAAATACTGGTTCAAATAATTCAAGCAAACCTGTTTCTCCCAATAATTCAAATGACACCACACAACCAATTAAAAAAGAAAATCCTCGTGTTTTAATTTCAAGCGAAGATAGTCATTTTCTTTCTGTTGAAGATTTGCAAAAAAATTCACCAAATCAAGTTTATAAAATGACTAAAAGTTATAATGATGCAATTTTGGGGATAAATAATTTTCTAAAATCTGGCAACCATGGTAATCCTGTAGATTTTACCAACGCTTTTGATAAAAATGTGTCAGATAAATTTTGAGACTATACAAATAAAATTGGTGTTTATGGCAATTATGGCGAAAATGAACGCCAAAAGGTAGAATTTTATAATAGATCTTTATCTATAAATGGTATGGTAAAACAAGTTTATCTACCTACATTTGCTGATAATGACAAATTATCGGCAAAAAATATTGATAAATCACAAATAATTAATGATTTAATTGCTAAAAATACTTTTGGATTTTTACCTTCAAATTTAAGTCAATTTCTTTATTATGCAAGTTTAGAATCAATTTCTAAACATTTGCAAATAGATAATATAAAGAACATTAGAGCAAATTTTGATGATGAAAAAGGAACAATTGATTTATTAATTGAAAATTCTACAGGTGAAAAATTTTTAATTAACATAAATAAAGAGAATGCGAATAATCTTAAAAATAATGATGATTTTTACAATTATATTTATGATAGATCATTTATGTTTAGTTGATATGCAATGGGCTGAGAAAGAGACTTCTTTGAAAAAGATAAAGGCATTCAATATAAAAATGAAAGCGGCACTATGTGGGTTGTTGATAGAGTTATCAACCCTGAAGCAGAAAAGGAAGGCTATTACGAATTTTTAGTGGCTACAAATATTCACGTATTTAGTTTGCGAAGAATTTTTGACAAATCACTATACTTTAGTGCTGATTCAAATAAACCAAATGCCAGTCAATGAAATGGTGGGTTTAGGCCAATTAATCAAGATAAAACCCCTAGAGAAGGCGGTTACTTCTATGGTACCCGTGGTAATCAAACTAGAAGTTTAAAAGGTAATAACTTTGTTAATTCTGAAAATGGCCAATACTATCCAATCGCAAAAGCCTATGAACAATACTTAATTGCTCCATATTACACTCCTCGTTATTATGCAGATGGTTTTTGAGATATTGATGCTGAAACAGGTAAAAAACATCTTGAAGTTTACGATCAAACTTCAAGAATTGGTGGCACAAAAAATGCTGGAGCAGATTTTGTTATTTTACGTTTAAAAATTCATAAATCCGCATTAAAAAATATCTTACCTAAGTTACAATACATTTTAGATTATGAACCAGAAAAAGAAAAAGATTGATATATTGGTCTTGGAAAAAATGAATTATTTCACCCAATTAAAACTCAATTCTATGGCGGTTATCCAATAAATGTTGATGAAAACTTTAATCAAAACTATACTGGCCCTTCATCTTTCTCATTCAAATATAATAAGTCAACAGGTGGTGTAATTAATACACAAAATCGTGTAGTGAATAAAGACGTATTTCAATCGTTATGAGTTAAATATGACGAAAATGAAAACAAAGATTGGAATTCTCATTTAGATAATTACAAGAAATATAACTCACCATTTATTCAAGGTGAACACGGAATGGCTAAAACCATTTTGACTCAACATTCACAACTTTACACATATGCTCCATATGAACAAAGACATAATATTTTAGGTCCGGGTTCTTCTGGTTCAATAGTAATTGATTCGAGTTTTAATTTGATTGGTATAAATTATCTTTTTACTAGGGATGCTACTTATACTGACACATTCTCTAACGCAGTTGCCTTAATGGAAGGACATGGTGATTATAAAAACGGCTTTAATGGCAACATTAGAACTGATTTTGTTAAAAAATTAGTAAGTGATAATGTCAAAACAGTTAAACTTAATCCATAA